One stretch of Paramormyrops kingsleyae isolate MSU_618 chromosome 4, PKINGS_0.4, whole genome shotgun sequence DNA includes these proteins:
- the LOC111853445 gene encoding tumor necrosis factor ligand superfamily member 10-like codes for MTGSGSMQCLGFLLLAAVLLQTVAVAVTFIYFNNVLATMKETFSRSSISCLMHSNLRNVKGSDPSAEANGDPCWTVTKQLHFLIEKTMSNRYKKEISSAVKDEVSRVLPSLVIEEQEFPTRPEIAAHVTGTSMTGTPGVRQGLFPRKVPGEKIWSWEMEKGLAFLRNVEMSAGELVVPRAGLYYIYSQTYFRLSGVLEDGGDEGGVAEGVARGKQVLQYVYKKVGSYPVPILLMKNARTTCWAPGAEYGLYSIYQAGVFRLTAGDHIFVAVSDLTALSMDEKSSFFGTFLVT; via the exons ATGACCGGCTCCGGCTCCATGCAGTGCCTGGGGTTCTTGCTCCTCGCCGCCGTTCTACTGCAGACCGTCGCGGTTGCCGTCACCTTCATTTACTTCAACAACGTGTTGGCAacg ATGAAGGAGACCTTCTCCCGGAGCAGCATCTCCTGTCTGATGCACTCCAACCTCCGCAACGTAAAGGGCTCGGACCCCAGCGCCGAGGCAAACGGCGATCCCTGCTGGACGGTGACTAAGCAGCTGCACTTCCTCATTGAGAAG ACCATGTCAAATCGCTACAAGAAAGAAATATCATCAGCAGTGAAAG ATGAGGTGTCTCGGGTTTTGCCGTCACTGGTGATTGAGGAGCAGGAATTCCCCACTCGACCCGAGATAGCCGCTCATGTGACCGGGACCTCGATGACGGGAACCCCTGGGGTCAGACAGG GGCTCTTCCCCCGGAAGGTTCCGGGAGAGAAGATCTGGTCATGGGAGATGGAGAAGGGCCTGGCATTTCTGCGGAACGTTGAGATGAGTGCCGGCGAGCTGGTGGTCCCACGCGCCGGGCTCTACTACATTTATTCACAGACGTACTTCCGACTCTCTGGGGTCCTGGAGGACGGAGGTGACGAGGGGGGTGTGGCCGAAGGTGTGGCCAGGGGCAAGCAGGTGCTGCAGTATGTCTACAAGAAGGTGGGCTCGTACCCGGTGCCCATCCTGCTGATGAAGAATGCCCGGACGACATGTTGGGCACCAGGGGCCGAGTACGGCCTCTACTCCATCTACCAGGCCGGTGTCTTCCGGCTTACCGCCGGAGACCATATCTTTGTGGCCGTCAGCGACCTGACTGCCCTAAGCATGGATGAGAAGTCCAGCTTCTTTGGCACCTTCCTGGTCACCTAG
- the LOC111853473 gene encoding E3 ubiquitin-protein ligase MSL2-like isoform X3: MAPTNSSCQHYVCKGCRGQKMVLKPPCSCWKNPEQFQESRQLCLLVESFRKLCEFIAGSPLGCYVAGQADLLPTLSEGLSLGAEEANTFWLSLQCSSPAPSISEESLTETPEPTGGSPLDSPDRLQGCNGLPAEKERDGGLPPLLEGGSRNGASHQAAAAVDELATDGIDICGFSEEPSQGGGQLMLTVEEVLRTLEPELGTESCAGVARSLPQVPGTASGSPNESPQQPSLAFTPRPSAVSRPTRKRSRSESDSEKVRPLPISSIIQGPPPGAAAILAEPQRELSVPAAPPLAAVPNGGAPKACKALLVPAKGVRRNLEARKAHGKARPGVPKARDKVKERTPNGGTGALMAGAPPRAVYKKPQEKRGCKCGRATQNPSVLTCRGQRCPCYSNRKACLDCVCRGCQNSYMANGEKKLEAFAVPEKALEQTRLTLGINVTSIAVRGTPAPGVLSVTAGGPVASFLAAGSREDKGFDNGLNVNFD; this comes from the coding sequence ATGGCTCCGACCAACTCGTCCTGCCAGCATTATGTGTGTAAAGGCTGCAGGGGCCAGAAGATGGTGCTGAAGCCACCATGCAGCTGCTGGAAGAACCCCGAGCAGTTTCAGGAAAGCCGGCAGCTCTGCCTTCTGGTGGAGAGCTTCAGGAAGCTGTGCGAGTTCATCGCAGGCTCCCCGCTGGGCTGCTATGTTGCCGGCCAGGCTGACCTACTGCCCACACTCAGCGAGGGTCTGTCTCTCGGCGCCGAGGAAGCCAACACCTTCTGGCTCTCCCTGCAGTGCTCATCTCCGGCACCGTCCATCTCTGAGGAGTCGCTGACTGAGACTCCAGAACCCACCGGCGGGAGCCCCCTGGACAGTCCTGACAGGCTTCAGGGCTGTAATGGGTTACCGGCTGAGAAGGAACGAGATGGGGGCCTCCCCCCTCTGCTGGAGGGGGGCAGCAGGAATGGGGCATCCCACCAGGCGGCAGCAGCGGTGGACGAGCTGGCTACAGACGGCATTGATATCTGCGGCTTCAGCGAGGAGCCCAGTCAGGGCGGGGGCCAGCTCATGCTGACTGTCGAGGAGGTCCTACGAACCTTGGAGCCGGAGCTAGGTACCGAAAGCTGCGCCGGCGTGGCAAGGTCCCTACCACAGGTCCCTGGGACTGCCAGTGGATCCCCCAATGAGTCCCCCCAGCAGCCATCACTGGCCTTCACCCCCCGGCCCTCTGCAGTGTCTCGACCCACCCGGAAACGGTCGCGGTCGGAAAGCGACAGTGAGAAGGTACGGCCTCTCCCAATCTCCAGCATCATCCAGGGACCCCCACCAGGTGCAGCTGCCATCCTCGCAGAGCCCCAGCGGGAACTCTCAGTCCCAGCAGCGCCACCCCTGGCTGCCGTGCCCAACGGGGGAGCACCCAAGGCTTGCAAAGCACTGCTGGTTCCTGCCAAAGGCGTCCGAAGGAACCTCGAGGCTCGGAAGGCCCATGGCAAGGCCCGGCCAGGGGTCCCCAAGGCCAGGGACAAAGTGAAGGAAAGGACCCCCAATGGTGGGACTGGGGCCCTGATGGCTGGAGCCCCCCCCAGAGCTGTCTACAAGAAGCCACAGGAGAAGCGGGGCTGCAAGTGCGGCAGAGCAACCCAAAACCCAAGTGTTCTTACATGTCGTGGCCAGCGGTGCCCATGCTACTCGAATCGCAAAGCCTGTCTGGACTGTGTGTGCCGTGGCTGCCAGAACTCCTACATGGCCAATGGCGAGAAGAAGCTGGAGGCCTTTGCTGTGCCTGAGAAGGCACTGGAGCAGACTCGGCTCACGCTTGGTATCAACGTGACCAGCATCGCCGTGCGAGGCACCCCTGCCCCCGGCGTCCTCAGCGTGACCGCGGGTGGCCCCGTTGCCTCCTTCCTGGCCGCTGGCTCGCGTGAGGACAAGGGCTTCGACAACGGCCTGAATGTCAACTTTGACTGA
- the LOC111853446 gene encoding neutral cholesterol ester hydrolase 1-like isoform X2: MLQGSHTEMHLFLVIAFFLTVATAYYIYTPLPSAISEPWKVMLLDAGIRFVVKMGYLVDDLGLSHHTRVLNFAVDHLEVLAPHSSEGVSVSDTVFAGLQVRVFESTRELRGQLKRGLLYFHGGGWAIGSGRMRSYDQLCRRMAQELDAVIVSVDYRLAPDVVFPGQYHDAIQAAWHFLQPEVLARYSVDPGRVGVTGDSAGANLGAAVAHEVAMDSQAPIKFRVQALIYPVLQALDFNTPSYQQNQAVPILYRPLMARFWLEYLGGDPSYIQPLLANDHAALDVSQLTSHRDKLNWTRLLPATVRKNYEPVVPLRGSVQMLEELPGLTDPRAAPLLAEQEVLTQAPPTYILTCEHDVLRDDGLMYGRRLEEAGVAVSYDHHEDGFHGCLSFAFWPAYLEVGIRCVQNYICWLGENL; the protein is encoded by the exons ATGTTGCAGGGATCACATACGGAGATGCATCTCTTTTTGGTGATCGCTTTCTTCCTGACGGTCGCGACAGCCTATTACATTTACACCCCACTGCCAAGTGCGATTTCCGAGCCGTGGAAAGTTATGCTGCTAGATGCAGGAATACGCTTCGTTGTGAAAATG GGATACCTTGTGGACGACCTTGGCCTCAGTCACCACACCCGGGTTCTGAACTTTGCCGTGGACCACCTGGAAGTTCTGGCCCCACATTCGAGTGAGGGGGTGTCCGTCAGTGACACTGTCTTCGCTGGGCTCCAGGTTCGTGTGTTCGAGTCCACCCGGGAGCTGAGGGGGCAGCTGAAGAGGGGCCTGCTCTACTTCCATGGAGGGGGATGGGCGATAGGCAGCGGCA GGATGCGATCCTATGACCAGCTGTGCCGCAGGATGGCCCAGGAGCTGGACGCGGTCATTGTGTCCGTTGA TTATCGCCTGGCTCCGGATGTGGTCTTCCCAGGTCAGTACCATGATGCCATCCAGGCCGCCTGGCACTTCCTGCAGCCTGAGGTTCTGGCCCGGTACTCGGTGGACCCAGGCCGGGTGGGTGTGACCGGGGACAGCGCCGGGGCTAACCTGGGTGCCGCAGTGGCTCATGAG GTCGCTATGGACTCCCAGGCACCAATCAAGTTCCGGGTGCAGGCCCTGATCTACCCAGTTCTGCAAGCCCTGGACTTCAACACACCTTCCTACCAGCAGAACCAGGCAGTTCCCATACTGTACCGCCCCCTCATGGCCCGGTTCTGGCTGGAATACCTGGGCGGAGACCCGAGCTACATCCAGCCCCTGCTGGCTAATGACCACGCAGCACTGGACGTGAGCCAGCTCACCTCGCACCGGGACAAGCTGAACTGGACCCGGCTGCTGCCGGCCACAGTCCGCAAGAACTATGAGCCAGTGGTACCGCTGAGGGGCTCTGTGCAGATGCTGGAGGAGCTGCCAGGCCTGACTGACCCACGGGCAGCCCCGTTGCTGGCTGAGCAGGAGGTGCTGAcccaggccccgcccacctACATCCTGACATGCGAGCATGACGTGCTGCGGGATGATGGCCTCATGTATGGGCGGCGCCTGGAGGAGGCAGGAGTGGCCGTCAGCTACGATCACCATGAGGATGGTTTCCATGGCTGCCTGTCCTTTGCCTTCTGGCCCGCCTACCTGGAGGTTGGAATAAGATGCGTGCAAAACTACATATGCTGGTTGGGTGAAAATCTGTAA
- the LOC111853446 gene encoding neutral cholesterol ester hydrolase 1-like isoform X3 — protein sequence MRSYDQLCRRMAQELDAVIVSVDYRLAPDVVFPGQYHDAIQAAWHFLQPEVLARYSVDPGRVGVTGDSAGANLGAAVAHEVAMDSQAPIKFRVQALIYPVLQALDFNTPSYQQNQAVPILYRPLMARFWLEYLGGDPSYIQPLLANDHAALDVSQLTSHRDKLNWTRLLPATVRKNYEPVVPLRGSVQMLEELPGLTDPRAAPLLAEQEVLTQAPPTYILTCEHDVLRDDGLMYGRRLEEAGVAVSYDHHEDGFHGCLSFAFWPAYLEVGIRCVQNYICWLGENL from the exons ATGCGATCCTATGACCAGCTGTGCCGCAGGATGGCCCAGGAGCTGGACGCGGTCATTGTGTCCGTTGA TTATCGCCTGGCTCCGGATGTGGTCTTCCCAGGTCAGTACCATGATGCCATCCAGGCCGCCTGGCACTTCCTGCAGCCTGAGGTTCTGGCCCGGTACTCGGTGGACCCAGGCCGGGTGGGTGTGACCGGGGACAGCGCCGGGGCTAACCTGGGTGCCGCAGTGGCTCATGAG GTCGCTATGGACTCCCAGGCACCAATCAAGTTCCGGGTGCAGGCCCTGATCTACCCAGTTCTGCAAGCCCTGGACTTCAACACACCTTCCTACCAGCAGAACCAGGCAGTTCCCATACTGTACCGCCCCCTCATGGCCCGGTTCTGGCTGGAATACCTGGGCGGAGACCCGAGCTACATCCAGCCCCTGCTGGCTAATGACCACGCAGCACTGGACGTGAGCCAGCTCACCTCGCACCGGGACAAGCTGAACTGGACCCGGCTGCTGCCGGCCACAGTCCGCAAGAACTATGAGCCAGTGGTACCGCTGAGGGGCTCTGTGCAGATGCTGGAGGAGCTGCCAGGCCTGACTGACCCACGGGCAGCCCCGTTGCTGGCTGAGCAGGAGGTGCTGAcccaggccccgcccacctACATCCTGACATGCGAGCATGACGTGCTGCGGGATGATGGCCTCATGTATGGGCGGCGCCTGGAGGAGGCAGGAGTGGCCGTCAGCTACGATCACCATGAGGATGGTTTCCATGGCTGCCTGTCCTTTGCCTTCTGGCCCGCCTACCTGGAGGTTGGAATAAGATGCGTGCAAAACTACATATGCTGGTTGGGTGAAAATCTGTAA
- the LOC111853473 gene encoding E3 ubiquitin-protein ligase MSL2-like isoform X2, whose translation MAGKQRVLKPSASFGNLLQDPMAPTNSSCQHYVCKGCRGQKMVLKPPCSCWKNPEQFQESRQLCLLVESFRKLCEFIAGSPLGCYVAGQADLLPTLSEGLSLGAEEANTFWLSLQCSSPAPSISEESLTETPEPTGGSPLDSPDRLQGCNGLPAEKERDGGLPPLLEGGSRNGASHQAAAAVDELATDGIDICGFSEEPSQGGGQLMLTVEEVLRTLEPELGTESCAGVARSLPQVPGTASGSPNESPQQPSLAFTPRPSAVSRPTRKRSRSESDSEKVRPLPISSIIQGPPPGAAAILAEPQRELSVPAAPPLAAVPNGGAPKACKALLVPAKGVRRNLEARKAHGKARPGVPKARDKVKERTPNGGTGALMAGAPPRAVYKKPQEKRGCKCGRATQNPSVLTCRGQRCPCYSNRKACLDCVCRGCQNSYMANGEKKLEAFAVPEKALEQTRLTLGINVTSIAVRGTPAPGVLSVTAGGPVASFLAAGSREDKGFDNGLNVNFD comes from the coding sequence GTAACCTACTACAGGACCCAATGGCTCCGACCAACTCGTCCTGCCAGCATTATGTGTGTAAAGGCTGCAGGGGCCAGAAGATGGTGCTGAAGCCACCATGCAGCTGCTGGAAGAACCCCGAGCAGTTTCAGGAAAGCCGGCAGCTCTGCCTTCTGGTGGAGAGCTTCAGGAAGCTGTGCGAGTTCATCGCAGGCTCCCCGCTGGGCTGCTATGTTGCCGGCCAGGCTGACCTACTGCCCACACTCAGCGAGGGTCTGTCTCTCGGCGCCGAGGAAGCCAACACCTTCTGGCTCTCCCTGCAGTGCTCATCTCCGGCACCGTCCATCTCTGAGGAGTCGCTGACTGAGACTCCAGAACCCACCGGCGGGAGCCCCCTGGACAGTCCTGACAGGCTTCAGGGCTGTAATGGGTTACCGGCTGAGAAGGAACGAGATGGGGGCCTCCCCCCTCTGCTGGAGGGGGGCAGCAGGAATGGGGCATCCCACCAGGCGGCAGCAGCGGTGGACGAGCTGGCTACAGACGGCATTGATATCTGCGGCTTCAGCGAGGAGCCCAGTCAGGGCGGGGGCCAGCTCATGCTGACTGTCGAGGAGGTCCTACGAACCTTGGAGCCGGAGCTAGGTACCGAAAGCTGCGCCGGCGTGGCAAGGTCCCTACCACAGGTCCCTGGGACTGCCAGTGGATCCCCCAATGAGTCCCCCCAGCAGCCATCACTGGCCTTCACCCCCCGGCCCTCTGCAGTGTCTCGACCCACCCGGAAACGGTCGCGGTCGGAAAGCGACAGTGAGAAGGTACGGCCTCTCCCAATCTCCAGCATCATCCAGGGACCCCCACCAGGTGCAGCTGCCATCCTCGCAGAGCCCCAGCGGGAACTCTCAGTCCCAGCAGCGCCACCCCTGGCTGCCGTGCCCAACGGGGGAGCACCCAAGGCTTGCAAAGCACTGCTGGTTCCTGCCAAAGGCGTCCGAAGGAACCTCGAGGCTCGGAAGGCCCATGGCAAGGCCCGGCCAGGGGTCCCCAAGGCCAGGGACAAAGTGAAGGAAAGGACCCCCAATGGTGGGACTGGGGCCCTGATGGCTGGAGCCCCCCCCAGAGCTGTCTACAAGAAGCCACAGGAGAAGCGGGGCTGCAAGTGCGGCAGAGCAACCCAAAACCCAAGTGTTCTTACATGTCGTGGCCAGCGGTGCCCATGCTACTCGAATCGCAAAGCCTGTCTGGACTGTGTGTGCCGTGGCTGCCAGAACTCCTACATGGCCAATGGCGAGAAGAAGCTGGAGGCCTTTGCTGTGCCTGAGAAGGCACTGGAGCAGACTCGGCTCACGCTTGGTATCAACGTGACCAGCATCGCCGTGCGAGGCACCCCTGCCCCCGGCGTCCTCAGCGTGACCGCGGGTGGCCCCGTTGCCTCCTTCCTGGCCGCTGGCTCGCGTGAGGACAAGGGCTTCGACAACGGCCTGAATGTCAACTTTGACTGA
- the LOC111853473 gene encoding E3 ubiquitin-protein ligase MSL2-like isoform X1, whose protein sequence is MNPANATALYVSACRAVLLCEPRDPRSLAQLCRQLPFFRHSLSCLVCGNLLQDPMAPTNSSCQHYVCKGCRGQKMVLKPPCSCWKNPEQFQESRQLCLLVESFRKLCEFIAGSPLGCYVAGQADLLPTLSEGLSLGAEEANTFWLSLQCSSPAPSISEESLTETPEPTGGSPLDSPDRLQGCNGLPAEKERDGGLPPLLEGGSRNGASHQAAAAVDELATDGIDICGFSEEPSQGGGQLMLTVEEVLRTLEPELGTESCAGVARSLPQVPGTASGSPNESPQQPSLAFTPRPSAVSRPTRKRSRSESDSEKVRPLPISSIIQGPPPGAAAILAEPQRELSVPAAPPLAAVPNGGAPKACKALLVPAKGVRRNLEARKAHGKARPGVPKARDKVKERTPNGGTGALMAGAPPRAVYKKPQEKRGCKCGRATQNPSVLTCRGQRCPCYSNRKACLDCVCRGCQNSYMANGEKKLEAFAVPEKALEQTRLTLGINVTSIAVRGTPAPGVLSVTAGGPVASFLAAGSREDKGFDNGLNVNFD, encoded by the exons ATGAACCCGGCGAATGCCACCGCACTGTACGTGTCGGCTTGCCGGGCGGTGCTTCTGTGCGAACCGCGGGACCCCCGGTCCCTGGCCCAGCTATGCCGGCAGCTGCCCTTCTTCCGGCACTCGCTCTCCTGCCTGGTCTGCG GTAACCTACTACAGGACCCAATGGCTCCGACCAACTCGTCCTGCCAGCATTATGTGTGTAAAGGCTGCAGGGGCCAGAAGATGGTGCTGAAGCCACCATGCAGCTGCTGGAAGAACCCCGAGCAGTTTCAGGAAAGCCGGCAGCTCTGCCTTCTGGTGGAGAGCTTCAGGAAGCTGTGCGAGTTCATCGCAGGCTCCCCGCTGGGCTGCTATGTTGCCGGCCAGGCTGACCTACTGCCCACACTCAGCGAGGGTCTGTCTCTCGGCGCCGAGGAAGCCAACACCTTCTGGCTCTCCCTGCAGTGCTCATCTCCGGCACCGTCCATCTCTGAGGAGTCGCTGACTGAGACTCCAGAACCCACCGGCGGGAGCCCCCTGGACAGTCCTGACAGGCTTCAGGGCTGTAATGGGTTACCGGCTGAGAAGGAACGAGATGGGGGCCTCCCCCCTCTGCTGGAGGGGGGCAGCAGGAATGGGGCATCCCACCAGGCGGCAGCAGCGGTGGACGAGCTGGCTACAGACGGCATTGATATCTGCGGCTTCAGCGAGGAGCCCAGTCAGGGCGGGGGCCAGCTCATGCTGACTGTCGAGGAGGTCCTACGAACCTTGGAGCCGGAGCTAGGTACCGAAAGCTGCGCCGGCGTGGCAAGGTCCCTACCACAGGTCCCTGGGACTGCCAGTGGATCCCCCAATGAGTCCCCCCAGCAGCCATCACTGGCCTTCACCCCCCGGCCCTCTGCAGTGTCTCGACCCACCCGGAAACGGTCGCGGTCGGAAAGCGACAGTGAGAAGGTACGGCCTCTCCCAATCTCCAGCATCATCCAGGGACCCCCACCAGGTGCAGCTGCCATCCTCGCAGAGCCCCAGCGGGAACTCTCAGTCCCAGCAGCGCCACCCCTGGCTGCCGTGCCCAACGGGGGAGCACCCAAGGCTTGCAAAGCACTGCTGGTTCCTGCCAAAGGCGTCCGAAGGAACCTCGAGGCTCGGAAGGCCCATGGCAAGGCCCGGCCAGGGGTCCCCAAGGCCAGGGACAAAGTGAAGGAAAGGACCCCCAATGGTGGGACTGGGGCCCTGATGGCTGGAGCCCCCCCCAGAGCTGTCTACAAGAAGCCACAGGAGAAGCGGGGCTGCAAGTGCGGCAGAGCAACCCAAAACCCAAGTGTTCTTACATGTCGTGGCCAGCGGTGCCCATGCTACTCGAATCGCAAAGCCTGTCTGGACTGTGTGTGCCGTGGCTGCCAGAACTCCTACATGGCCAATGGCGAGAAGAAGCTGGAGGCCTTTGCTGTGCCTGAGAAGGCACTGGAGCAGACTCGGCTCACGCTTGGTATCAACGTGACCAGCATCGCCGTGCGAGGCACCCCTGCCCCCGGCGTCCTCAGCGTGACCGCGGGTGGCCCCGTTGCCTCCTTCCTGGCCGCTGGCTCGCGTGAGGACAAGGGCTTCGACAACGGCCTGAATGTCAACTTTGACTGA
- the LOC111853446 gene encoding neutral cholesterol ester hydrolase 1-like isoform X1, producing the protein MLQGSHTEMHLFLVIAFFLTVATAYYIYTPLPSAISEPWKVMLLDAGIRFVVKMGYLVDDLGLSHHTRVLNFAVDHLEVLAPHSSEGVSVSDTVFAGLQVRVFESTRELRGQLKRGLLYFHGGGWAIGSGSKWKGETTTNIGMRSYDQLCRRMAQELDAVIVSVDYRLAPDVVFPGQYHDAIQAAWHFLQPEVLARYSVDPGRVGVTGDSAGANLGAAVAHEVAMDSQAPIKFRVQALIYPVLQALDFNTPSYQQNQAVPILYRPLMARFWLEYLGGDPSYIQPLLANDHAALDVSQLTSHRDKLNWTRLLPATVRKNYEPVVPLRGSVQMLEELPGLTDPRAAPLLAEQEVLTQAPPTYILTCEHDVLRDDGLMYGRRLEEAGVAVSYDHHEDGFHGCLSFAFWPAYLEVGIRCVQNYICWLGENL; encoded by the exons ATGTTGCAGGGATCACATACGGAGATGCATCTCTTTTTGGTGATCGCTTTCTTCCTGACGGTCGCGACAGCCTATTACATTTACACCCCACTGCCAAGTGCGATTTCCGAGCCGTGGAAAGTTATGCTGCTAGATGCAGGAATACGCTTCGTTGTGAAAATG GGATACCTTGTGGACGACCTTGGCCTCAGTCACCACACCCGGGTTCTGAACTTTGCCGTGGACCACCTGGAAGTTCTGGCCCCACATTCGAGTGAGGGGGTGTCCGTCAGTGACACTGTCTTCGCTGGGCTCCAGGTTCGTGTGTTCGAGTCCACCCGGGAGCTGAGGGGGCAGCTGAAGAGGGGCCTGCTCTACTTCCATGGAGGGGGATGGGCGATAGGCAGCGGCAGTAAGTGGAAAGGAGAAACCACAACAAATATAG GGATGCGATCCTATGACCAGCTGTGCCGCAGGATGGCCCAGGAGCTGGACGCGGTCATTGTGTCCGTTGA TTATCGCCTGGCTCCGGATGTGGTCTTCCCAGGTCAGTACCATGATGCCATCCAGGCCGCCTGGCACTTCCTGCAGCCTGAGGTTCTGGCCCGGTACTCGGTGGACCCAGGCCGGGTGGGTGTGACCGGGGACAGCGCCGGGGCTAACCTGGGTGCCGCAGTGGCTCATGAG GTCGCTATGGACTCCCAGGCACCAATCAAGTTCCGGGTGCAGGCCCTGATCTACCCAGTTCTGCAAGCCCTGGACTTCAACACACCTTCCTACCAGCAGAACCAGGCAGTTCCCATACTGTACCGCCCCCTCATGGCCCGGTTCTGGCTGGAATACCTGGGCGGAGACCCGAGCTACATCCAGCCCCTGCTGGCTAATGACCACGCAGCACTGGACGTGAGCCAGCTCACCTCGCACCGGGACAAGCTGAACTGGACCCGGCTGCTGCCGGCCACAGTCCGCAAGAACTATGAGCCAGTGGTACCGCTGAGGGGCTCTGTGCAGATGCTGGAGGAGCTGCCAGGCCTGACTGACCCACGGGCAGCCCCGTTGCTGGCTGAGCAGGAGGTGCTGAcccaggccccgcccacctACATCCTGACATGCGAGCATGACGTGCTGCGGGATGATGGCCTCATGTATGGGCGGCGCCTGGAGGAGGCAGGAGTGGCCGTCAGCTACGATCACCATGAGGATGGTTTCCATGGCTGCCTGTCCTTTGCCTTCTGGCCCGCCTACCTGGAGGTTGGAATAAGATGCGTGCAAAACTACATATGCTGGTTGGGTGAAAATCTGTAA